The following are encoded in a window of Salmo trutta chromosome 9, fSalTru1.1, whole genome shotgun sequence genomic DNA:
- the LOC115200278 gene encoding uncharacterized protein LOC115200278 encodes MSVQLVVALLALASLNAASAPLCKELVKPLVLEDHTEIYGKWVYVMGSADHSVFQKALGTLKSSWIDLSATSDHQVVTLRWGDRIDGKCVVGATNATISGTTSTVHIHLSEHKGQYLETCPDCLLWSDTSRNGDITGRYLLLFTRSGKMDPTYLDTYKNQAECLNFPETHHTYDGETELCTDDNEKEKMVHEDTMVEEPTTEEEKTTVEEPTTEEEKTTEENLTTEEEKTTEENLTTEEEKTTEENLTTEEEKTTEENPTTEEEKTMD; translated from the exons ATGTCTGTCCAGCTGGTCGTAGCTCTCCTAGCTCTAGCTTCTCTGAATGCTGCATCTGCACCGCTCTGTAAAGAACTGGTCAAACCCCTGGTACTGGAGGACCATACTGAG ATTTATGGCAAATGGGTGTATGTGATGGGGTCTGCGGATCATTCAGTCTTCCAAAAAGCTTTGGGGACTCTGAAAAGCTCCTGGATAGACCTGTCGGCTACATCTGACCATCAAGTAGTCACACTACGTTGGGGAGACCGCAT TGATGGCAAATGCGTCGTGGGTGCAACAAATGCTACCATCTCCGGCACCACCTCCACAGTTCACA TTCATTTGTCTGAACACAAAGGTCAGTACCTGGAGACCTGCCCTGACTGCCTGCTATGGTCAGACACCTCTCGTAATGGAGACATCACTGGCAGATACCTACTCCTGTTTA cAAGGTCAGGGAAAATGGATCCCACATACCTGGACACCTATAAGAACCAGGCAGAGTGCCTGAACTTCCCAGAGACACACCACACCTATGATGGAGAAACAG AGCTGTGCACTGATGACAACGAGAAGGAGAAGATGGTGCATGAGGATACTATGGTGGAGGAGCCgactacagaggaagagaagactACGGTGGAGGAGCCgactacagaggaagagaagactACGGAGGAGAATCTgactacagaggaagagaagactACGGAGGAGAATCTgactacagaggaagagaagactACGGAGGAGAATCTgactacagaggaagagaagactACGGAGGAGAATCCgactacagaggaagagaagactATGGATTGA
- the f2r gene encoding proteinase-activated receptor 1, whose amino-acid sequence MVYWIVATLALFALQTSAYVPHNDSRLNLRTFAGIFLSVTDEPIDYIGLDVQEGSGSGMAQEPVKKQEHGHHGPHRSTKIVISEEARSFLQGRLATAFVPTVYTLVFIISVPLNLIAVVMFVRRIRPRKPAVIYMLNLASADLLFALLLPFRISYHFHGNNWVYGPFMCRLVTAAFYCNMYCSVLLMMCISIDRFLAVVYPMDSLTWRSPQTAAVVCGAMWLLALGGVTPLLLSRQTIHLPDVGITTCHDVQDVGKLRAYYLYFFPIYSSIFFFIPLVFTAVCYVRIVQALAAANVENRSRKSRAVVMAVTVLVVFVACFTPTNVILLVHYLKLAHGRSDSSYQAYLLSMCVGSISCCLDPLIYYFGSSQCQRQVAALLGCRQAGPGEELSSQTGSTRTSRLESIQSTVGSHYRKLMA is encoded by the exons ATGGTTTATTGGATTGTTGCGACGTTGGCCCTTTTTGCTCTCCAAACTTCAGCATATGTGCCACACAATG actCCAGACTCAACCTGAGGACGTTTGCAGGGATCTTCCTGTCAGTGACTGATGAGCCCATCGACTACATAGGGCTGGATGTACAGGAGGGCAGTGGCTCAGGGATGGCCCAGGAGCCAGTGAAGAAGCAGGAGCATGGCCATCACGGCCCTCATCGCTCCACCAAGATCGTCATCTCTGAGGAGGCCCGCAGCTTCCTCCAGGGTCGCCTAGCAACGGCCTTCGTCCCCACAGTCTACACCCTGGTCTTCATTATCAGCGTCCCCCTCAACCTGATTGCCGTGGTGATGTTTGTGCGTCGTATCCGTCCGAGGAAGCCGGCGGTGATCTACATGCTGAACCTGGCCAGTGCCGACCTCCTCTTCGCCCTGCTGCTCCCCTTCAGGATCTCATACCATTTCCACGGCAACAACTGGGTTTATGGCCCCTTCATGTGTCGCCTGGTGACGGCAGCCTTCTACTGCAACATGTACTGCTCTGTCCTGCTCATGATGTGCATCAGCATCGACCGCTTCCTGGCGGTGGTCTACCCCATGGACTCTCTGACGTGGCGTAGTCCTCAGACGGCCGCCGTGGTCTGTGGTGCCATGTGGCTGTTGGCCTTGGGAGGAGTGACCCCCCTCCTGCTCTCCAGACAGACCATCCACCTCCCAGATGTGGGCATCACCACCTGCCACGACGTGCAGGATGTAGGCAAGCTCCGTGCCTACTACCTCTACTTCTTCCCCATTTActcctccatcttcttcttcatccCTCTGGTGTTCACCGCTGTGTGCTACGTCCGTATTGTGCAGGCCCTGGCCGCAGCCAATGTGGAGAACCGCTCCAGGAAGTCTCGTGCGGTGGTGATGGCGGTGACAGTGCTGGTGGTGTTTGTGGCGTGCTTCACCCCCACCAACGTCATTCTCCTGGTGCACTACCTCAAGCTGGCCCACGGACGCAGCGACAGCTCCTACCAGGCCTACCTGCTCTCCATGTGTGTGGGCAGCATTAGCTGCTGCCTGGACCCCCTCATCTACTACTTTGGTTCGTCCCAGTGCCAGAGACAGGTGGCAGCTCTGCTGGGCTGCAGACAGGCTGGGCCAGGAGAAGAGCTAAGCTCTCAGACAGGCAGTACCAGGACCAGCAGGCTGGAGAGCATTCAGAGCACTGTGGGCAGTCATTACAGGAAGCTCATGGCCTGA